Genomic segment of Kibdelosporangium phytohabitans:
GCGACGGGCTGGGGGCGGGCGTACTTCGACGGGTTCGGCGTCAACCTGGCGTTCAGCGTCATCTCCGTGGTGATCAACGGGTTGATCGTGTTCGGGCTGACGTGGATGTCGCGGCTGGTGACCGAGCTGAACGCGGCACGGGTGGAACTCGCCCGGCGCGCGGTCGCCGCCGAACGCCTGCGGTTCGCCCGCGACCTGCACGACCTGTTGGGGCACAGCCTGTCGGCGATCACCCTCAAGTGCGAGCTGACCCGCAGGCTGATCGCGATCGACGTGGCCAAGGCGCGCGTCGAACTGGTCGGCATCCAGGACCAGGCCGGACAGGCGCTGGTGGACGTCCGGTCGGTGGCCAGCGGCTACCAGGACGTCTCGCTGGACGAGGAGTCCCAGTCGATCGGGTCCCTGCTGGCCGCGGCGGACGTGACCGTGCGGATGGACATGCGCTACGGGCAGCTCCCGGCGCGGGTGCGTACCGTGCTGGCCGCACTGCTGCGGGAAGGTGTGACGAACGCGTTGCGGCACAGCAAGGTCCAGCGGTGCGAGATTGCGATCAAGCAGCAGGGCGACATGGTCTCGCTGGAGATCATCAACGACGGTGTCACCGCTGAGACCGCCGTGCGCCCCGGCCGTGAACTCGACCTGGTCGGCGGCAGCGGGATCTGCAACCTGGCCCAGCGGGTCAAGGACCTGGGCGGGCACCTGTCCGCCCAGCCGATCACCGGCGGCCGGTTCCGGCTGCGGGCCGCCGTGTCGACGAGGTCACAGCCAGCCGGCCTCCCTGGCGATCCGGATGGCGTCGAGCCGATTACGACCCTGTAGCTTGCTCACACTCGTGGTCAGGTAGTTGCGCACGGTGCCAAGGGAAAGGCTCAGGCTGGTGGCGATGTCTGTCGGGTCCTTCCCGTCGGCCGCCATCCTGAGCACCTCCACCTCGCGGTTGGTCAGCGGGCATTCGCTGCCGCCCCAGGCCGCGACCGCGAGGTCGCCGTCGACCACGCGCCTGCCCGCGGCGACGCCGCGCACGGCGTTGGCCAGCTCGTCGGCGGGCGCGTCCTTGAGCAGGAAACCGCTGACACTGGCCGACAGCGCCCGCCGCAGCGTTCCGGGCTTGCCGAGGCTGGTCAGGATCAACGTGCGGCAGGCGGGCACCCGGTGGTGGATCTCGCCCGCCGCGGCCAGTCCGTCCTTGCGGGGCAGGTCGATGTCGATCACCGCGACGTCCGGACGCGTGCGCAGCGCCGCGGGCAGGATCTCGTCGCCCGCGGCCACCTCGGCCACCACCTCGATGTCGGGTTCCAGGTTGAGCAGCGCGGCCAGCGCGCCGCGGATCATGTGCACGTCCTCCGCCAACAGGACTTTGATCATCAGTTCCCCATTCACTGATGTTCCCTTGCCCACGGCCGATCGGTTCGCCGGCGCAGCACAGCACCCGCCCGGCCGAGATGGAATCGGCCGGGTGTTATGTCTGAGTTTAGGCGTCCAGTTGGCCGGTGTCTGCGAAGTGTGTGCCGAACGTGCCTACTTCGGCACTTCCCGAAGGGGGCGGTTCACCGGTCCTCCGAAAGCAGTCGCAGGTGTAACCGGCGCAACTCGGGACCCGGTTCCATCCCGAGTTCCTTGACCAGGGTCGTACGCAGCTGGTGGTAGGTGTACACGGCCTCGCCACGGCGGCCGCTGCGGTCCAGCGCTTCCATCAGGTGCGCGTGCACCTCCTCGTCCAACGGGTTCTCGCACGCCAGCGCGCGCAGTTCACCGAGCAGTTCGCGGTGCATCCCGGCTTCGATCTCCGCCTGCACTCTGAGATTGTGCGCGTGGCGCTTGCGTTCCAGTAGTTCGGTGGCGTATGCGGTGAGTCTGGGGCCGCATTCGATGTTGGCCAGCGGGGGACCGGACCACAGCGACATGGCCGAGCGGAGAATCGAGGCCGCGTCGGTGAAACGGCGTTCCGCCATTGCCTCGCGGCCTTGTTCGTAACGCTGCCGGAAGTGGTGGACGTCGACCGTCGCTGGATCGACATCCAGCAGATAACCGCCTGGTTCCGTGCGCACCAGGTGTTTCGGGTCGTCGGTCATGCCGTGGTCGGCCGCCAGTTTCCGCAAGTGGTACACGTAGGTCTGCATGGTCCGCTGCGCGGTGGCAGGCGGGGTGTCCCACCACAGCTCACGGCGCAGCGAGTCGCTCGACACCGCCGTGCCGGGCTGGGCGAGCAGCATCGCGAGCAGCTGCAACAGTTTCGGTGCGTTCGGCGTGCGGTCCTCGCCGCCGAAGTGCACTTCGACCGGGCCGAGCAAGGTGAATGCGAGCCCGTCCCCATGATCGTGCCAGTCGGCACTCATCCCGTGCTCCTCTCATCCTTCGTTCAGTTCGAGCGTCGGTTCGAGAAACTGTCGCAAAGGTGTCGAGACGCGCGGCAGTGAAGGCGTCAACCCGCTGACAGTGAATAGTTCCCATGGGCGCGTGTGAGCGATTCACATCGCACTGCCGCGCGGCCGGTCGATTTCCGGTGTCTACGTCACTTCGACGGCAGTTCGAACACCCACCCGTAGCTTTGCTCCTATTGGTGCTGCGTCGCCGTGGACCCTGGGGTAACGGAGCTATTTGGGGAACGGGTGATTTCCATTATTCGGCTACCGAAAGCGCCTGTGGACAACGTTGTGCC
This window contains:
- a CDS encoding response regulator transcription factor codes for the protein MIKVLLAEDVHMIRGALAALLNLEPDIEVVAEVAAGDEILPAALRTRPDVAVIDIDLPRKDGLAAAGEIHHRVPACRTLILTSLGKPGTLRRALSASVSGFLLKDAPADELANAVRGVAAGRRVVDGDLAVAAWGGSECPLTNREVEVLRMAADGKDPTDIATSLSLSLGTVRNYLTTSVSKLQGRNRLDAIRIAREAGWL
- a CDS encoding AfsR/SARP family transcriptional regulator, with amino-acid sequence MSADWHDHGDGLAFTLLGPVEVHFGGEDRTPNAPKLLQLLAMLLAQPGTAVSSDSLRRELWWDTPPATAQRTMQTYVYHLRKLAADHGMTDDPKHLVRTEPGGYLLDVDPATVDVHHFRQRYEQGREAMAERRFTDAASILRSAMSLWSGPPLANIECGPRLTAYATELLERKRHAHNLRVQAEIEAGMHRELLGELRALACENPLDEEVHAHLMEALDRSGRRGEAVYTYHQLRTTLVKELGMEPGPELRRLHLRLLSEDR